The following proteins are co-located in the Diorhabda carinulata isolate Delta chromosome 4, icDioCari1.1, whole genome shotgun sequence genome:
- the LOC130892491 gene encoding uncharacterized protein LOC130892491: MLTKILLFTIVIAMCSSQNTSGIPAEDLEFLRECFKDIPENDRKQVLFHHLFLGYILKNPELEPKGYNLDKNATLKVYDIFLNKFRSNQAFSTICFASGTCIDPSDSGIYP; the protein is encoded by the exons atgctaactaaaattttgttatttacgaTAGTTATTGCGATGTGTTCGTCCCAGAATACTTCAGGTATTCCTGCTGAAGATCTGGAATTTCTAAGAGAATGTTTCAAGGATATTCCTGAAAATG atAGAAAACAAGTGCTGttccatcatttatttttggGATATATACTAAAGAATCCGGAATTGGAGCCGAAA GGATACAATCTGGATAAAAATGCAACATTGAAAGTATACGATATTTTCTTGAACAAATTCCGAAGTAATCAAgcattttcaacaatttgtttCGCTAGTGGAACTTGTATAGATCCGTCTGATTCAGGAATATATCCGTAG